CACCGAGCGCGTGGGCGAGTTCGCTGCCGAGTCTGCCCAGAAGCGCACGCAGCCGACCGGCGGCGTCGGTCGTCATCGCCGTTCGCCACCCCGCTTCGTGTCGGGTTCGATGCCCGACAGCGCCGCCGGGGCCGGCTGGATCCGTTCGAGCCGGTAGAGTGCCCAGCAGGCGGGCCCGAGCAGCGCCGCACCGACCACGAGCGACTCGACTGGTACCGTCCTGAGCATCCCACCCGGTGGAGGGACGACAAAGAGGCGAGCGAGGAACGTGATGACGACCAGGAGCGCGAGGATGGCCGCGAGCGTCGCTGGGCGTTCGGCCGGCGAACTCACGTGCATGTTGTACGCCGTCACCCCGGCGAGCAGGCCGATGAAAAACGGGAGCACGCCGTGAGTGGCGGGAATCACGGCGACAGAAGAGATCGCCGCCAAGAGTCCGAAGATGACGCTGGTCGCGAGCAGGACCCGGCCGTACAGCAGCGTCCACCGGTGGACCGCCTGGACGGCCACGTAGACGAGGACGCCGGTCACGAGCCACAGCGGGAGCATCCAGCCGTTTCGAAAGGAGAGCAAGACGACGAGCGGGACGGCGATAACCCCGCCGAGTCGGAGTCCGTAGCGGGCTCGAACCAGTTCGCCCATGACCATGCCGACCGCAAGCACGCCGATAGTGAGCCGGTTCGACGCGATAATCGGGAGTGGTGGCCGGTCGACGGTCAGGCCGAACGCGATAGCGATGTCGGATTCGGGACTCAACAACAGCGGCGGCGTCGCCTGCGCGAGCGGCGTCAGGCCGACGGCGATCGTCAGGCCGATACCGACCACGACGAGAAACAGCAACACGGCGAGGCTCACCACGGCGTCGAGCACCCGGTCTTCGACCGAGAGCCGGTGGAAGTTGTACGCCGCGATGCCCGGCAGGATGCTCCCGAGGAACTCGATCTCGGCGATCATCCGCCTGAGCCCCAGGTCCAGTGCGAGAAACTCGAAGATCGTGATCGGGACGAGCGCGCCGACAGCGATCGAGATGACGTACAGTTGTCGCCCGTAGAGCGGGAGTCGCGCCTTCACGAAGCGAAGCGAGACGTACGCCGCGACCGTACTCAAGACGAAGACGGGGAAGGTGCTGAAACTCCGCAGCAGGTACACAGCGACCAGCGGAACGACGATGACACCGCCGAGTCTGAGCCCTCGCAGTTGCGCCGCTCCGATTCCCGCGAGCAAGCCGAGCAGCAGTATGGCCGTCGCGATCAACATGTCGTCGGTCCACCCCAAAGAACGCCGGCGAGCACCCGGAGCCCGGACAGAGTCGTTCTTTCGAAAACCAATATAGATATCGTAATTTAACTGTTTCTATCACATTGTTTGCTCACCAGACACGCACGGCGTCCCCGATCACTCCGGGACGCGACCACGTGGCGCATCGCATTTACCCACGGCTCACCTCGTGAGAACCAATGAAGAAGTCACTCGAGGAACACGCCGACCGCTTCTCCGAGCACGCCGCCGACTACGACGAGAACCAGGATTCCCCCGAGTATCGGGCCTGTGCCGACCTCGTGGTCGCCCACGCCGACCCCCAATCTGACGACGTGGTACTGGATCTGGGGACCGGCACAGGTGCAATAGCCTTCGGCGTCGCCGACGCCGCCGGCGAGGTCGTCGGGCGGGACATCAGCGAGGGGATGCTGGCGAAAGCCCGAGAGAAAGCCGCCGACCAGGGCGTCGAGAACGTTTCCTTCGGTGAGGGGCGCTTCCGGGACCCGCAGGTCCCCGACGGCGTGAGCGTGGACATCTCACCTCGAACTTCGCGATGCACCACCTCGGCGACGGGGAGAAGCGCGAAGCCATCGGCGTGATCGCCGGCCTCGGACCCCGGAAGATCGTCCTCGGCGACGTGATGTTCTTCGGCCATCCTGACCCCGACGAGCCGTTCTACAGTCCCGAGGTCGACGACCCGGCGACGGTCGGCGTGCTCGTGGACGCCTTCACCGACGCCGGCTACGCCATCACGGCCGTCGAGATGGTCGCAGCGCAGGTCGGCGTGCTGGTCGCCGAGAAGTTGGTCTGAGTGCCGTTCAGTGCAGCTGCTTCGTGATGTCCGACGAGGAGACCATCCCGATGTAGTCGTCGTCGACGACCGGGAGGTGGTTGATACCGAAGTTCGTCATCATCGCCGCCGTCTCGCCCAGCGGGAGGTCCGGCGGCACCGTCTCGACGTGCTCGGTCATCAGGTCCGAGACCAGCAGGTCGCTGGTGTCCATCCCTTGCGCGACAGCGTCGAGGACGTCCGTGCTCGTGATAATCGACGGCGGCGCGGTCGTCACGAGCAGCGCGCTGATGTCCTTGTCTCGCATGACGGCCGCGGCCTCGACGATCTCGGCGTCCGGGGAAATCGTCTCGAGTGGCGTCGTCATGATGTCCGCTACCAGAGTGCGGTCGTTGCTCATGGGGGAGTAGTTTCACGCCGGGGATATTGGTCTTTCCACACCGCGGTCACCGAAGAGCAAGATAGTTACTCGCCCGTGGCCGACGCTACTGCATGACCGACTACTTCGAGGTCCACGAGCGCGACGCCGCCGCGCGACTGGGCGAGTTGCGCCTCGCCGAGTCCGTGACGACGCCGGCGCTGGTGGACGACGTGGACGCGGATACGCCGGGTGCCGCCCACCCCCTGCTTCGCGACGGTGGGAGTCTCTGGGGCCAGGACCAACCCGAACCCGAGGGCGACGACAGTGCGGTGACGGTCCTCCCCTATCGGGGACTACCCGCTGGTACCCCCGACGAAGTGGCCGACGCGTTCGCCGGCGACTACCCTGACGTCGACTTTCCCAGCGCGGCGGTGGTCTCGCCCAAGAACGCAGGACAACATCCGGCCGACGTCACCGTGCTCTCGGGCGCGCCGGGCTACGTTGGCCACGCCCAAGCCTTCGTCGACGCCGTCACCAGCGTCCGAGATGTGACCCCCACGGACACTGCACTGTATCTCCCAGGCGTCGCGACCCCCCGGAACGTCGCGACGCTCGTCTACGCCGGCGTGGACCTCGTCGACCCCGACAGAGCGGTCATCCGCGGGACCGAAGGCCGCTATCTGACCACCGACGAGGCGTACTTCCTCGAAGACTTAGAGGAACTCCCCTGTGCGTGTCCGGCCTGCCAGGTCCCGCGCGAGGAGTTCGACCGCGAGGACTGCGTCGAACACAACGTCAACGCGCTGGCTGCGGAACTCCGGCGGGTCCGCCGGCGCATCCGCGACGGTCGCCTGCGCGATTACATCGAGGGCCAGGCCCGACAGGACAACTGGCTCACGGCGACGGTCCGGCTGTTGGACCAGCAGTACGGCTACGTCGAGGAGCGCACGCCGCTCATCCGTCGCGCCCAGCTCTCGGCGGCCACCGAGGACGCCATCCGGCGCGTCGAGATCCAGCGCTTCGCCGAGCGCGTCACCGAACGTTACGTCCCCCGCTTCGACGACCGCCCGCTCGTCCTAATTCCGTGTTCGGCGCGCAAGCCCTACAGCGACTCCCAGAGCCACAAGCAGTACCACGACGCCGTCCACTGGCGCGCCCACATGGTGTCGATGACGTCGCCCATCGGCGTCGTCCCCCAGGAGCTCGAACTGACCTACCCCGCCCAGCACTACGACTCCGTCGTGACCGGCGAGTGGAGCGCGAACGAGATCGAGTTCGTCAGCACGGTGCTGGAGCGGTACCTCGCGGACGCAGACTACCCCGAGATCATCGCACACGTCCCCGGCGGGGGGTACCGCGACATCTGCGAGCGTGTCGAGGCGTCGCTGGGACTGGACGTCACGTACACCGTCACCGACCACCCGACCACGGCCGATTCACTTGCGAACCTCGCCGCCGAACTCGAGGGGTGGGACACCTACCGGAAGTCCACCCGCGAGGCCAACACCATCCGCGCCGTCGCCGACTACCAGTTCGGCGCTGGGGCAGGCGACGAACTGTTCGACGACATCGCAACGCAGGGCCGGTACCCACAACTACGCGCCGACAGCGCCGACGGCGAGCAGCTCGCGGCGCTCGCCCAACAGTACGGCGTCCTCTCGCTGACACTCGCCGGCGCCCGACGATGGGTCGAGAGCGACGTGCCGTCGAAGACGGTCGAAATCGAACCGTTCGTCCCGCACGGGTCGGTGCTCGCACCCGGTATCACCGACGCAAGCGACGACATCCGCGTCGGTGACGATGTCGTGATTCGCGGTGACGCTGCGTTCGGCGTCGGCCGCGCACAGATGAGTGGCCCGGAGATGCGCGACTCGTCGCGTGGGATTGCCGTGCAGATGCGTCACGTCGAGGAGCAGTAGCAGAGGGTTATCCTGCCGTCACGTTCGCGCCGTCGTAGACGGCCGTCTCCGAGACCTCGACTGTACGGTTCTCACTTCCCGGCGCTGCCACCGTGTAGATTCCGGGATTCGCGACTGTCACCGCGAAGGCCCCCGTCGCGTTCGTCGTGGTCTGGCGCTCGTATTCGAACGACGTCCCCGAGACGGTGACGTCCGCCGTGACCGTCACGGTAGTGTTCGCCGCCGCAGTTCCGCGAACGGTCGCCCCCGGGACCAGCGCGAACGCTTTGTGACTCCCGCTCTCACTGGCGTAGACGGGCTGGAAGTGACCGAGGCCATCGAGGTCACCGTTTCTACTACCCATCGCGTCGTGGAGTCGGCCGTACAGTGTCTCGGCCGGCACGTCGGGTCCGTCGGTCGTGACCACGTACCCGACCCGGTCCGAGTATCGATCGTAGACGCTCTCGGGCGATTCCGAGTTGACGAACTGGGGGAAGTTGCTCCGCGCGTATGCGTAACTTTCCGACTCGCCGTTGACGAAGTAGTTGTACACGCGGTTGCGACCCCAGGCGCTGAGGACGTAGTTCTCCGTGTACTCCAGTTCACGCTCGGCCGCGTTCGTCTCGATTGCAGTCGCCGCTTCGTAGGTACCGTCCTCCGTGACGACCTGGCTCGTCTTGACCGGAACCTGCAACATGCCGAAGCCACCGAACAGGAGAAAGAGGACGACCAAAGCGCCGAGTGTCCGGCCATCTGGGAGGGCGACATCAACGACGTCTCGACCGCTGTCGACCGAAAGCGGTCGAGCGAGGTCGATCCACGAGGCGACCCAGACGAACGCGACGCCGGTAAACAGCGCCGCGAACGTCGCCAGTTCGCCGACGAACCGGACCTGAATCGCCGCGAGCGCGAAGAGGAACCACGCGTAGCTACTGGCGACCAGCCAGCCAGGAGATCCCTCGCGCGCTCGCTGGACGCCCCAACCCATCGCCGGGAGGGCGAGAATCAGCGTGAACCCGAACAGGAGCAGAAAGCCGAACGATTCGGCGTTGAACAGCCCGTACACTTCGGCGATCGAGTCGGAGCGAAAGAGCGTATCGAGTCGGCCCTGCAGGGTCGCCCACTGCTCGGGGAGGCCGAATCGGAGGACGAGGAAGCCAAGCAGTCCCAGGCCAACGTCGAGTCCGGCCAGCTGCCTCGCAGTGCCATCGACACTGCGGACGGCCTCCGCAGTCAGCGAGACGCCGAGGACACCCGCGGTCAACAGTGCCGGCGTCGACGCGACGAGGGCGGTCTGCCAGCCAGCGACAGAGTGGGTCCCCCAAGCAAGGACCGCCCCGAAGGTCGTCCCCGCGATGACTGGCGCGTTCGTGAGCAGCGACGAGCGATCGGCCGCGACGTCGAGAATCGTCTTCCCAGTCACGGCGAGGCCCACCGGGAGGATGAGCAACGGACCGGCCTCCCAGGCTAGCACCTGTCCGCCGAGTCCGAGTCCGAGTCCCCCGGCCGCGAGCCAGAGTTCCACTCTGCGGAACGACGCTCTGTCCACGTCGGTCGTCAGCAAGATAACCAGCGCCAGCGCCGTCAGACCGAGCCACGGGTAGTCGAAGGCGTGGTGGTCGGCGAAGCCCAGACTCGTTCGGAAGGCGTGGCCGGGGATGAACGCCAGGAAGAGCATCGATGCCAGACCAACGCGTCTGTCGTTGGTCACGCGGAGCGCCAACGCATAGAGGAGGACGGCAGAGACGAGTGCCGAGACGACGGGATACCACGCGAGTACGTTCCCGATCGCCTCGACACTGCCGCCAAAGAGGCTGGCGACCCACCAGAGCGTCGCGACCATCAGCGGTTCGCCGTTGGTGAGTCCCCCGGCCATGGTAGAGAGCGCCCCGAAGTCGGCCGCGCCGCCGGCTTCAGCGGCGATCTGCTCCACGTGATAACGGTAGAAGTACGGGTCGTTCCCCGAGAGGACGATGTCGTCACCACGGTATATCGAGCCGACGACGTACACTCGCGAAACGAACACCACGGCCAACGCCGCGACGAGCAAGCCGACGGCCCGCGGTTCGAACTCGACGCTGGTGAGCGAAGAGACCGAGTTGGCGAAGCTGGTGCCCTGCTGACTGGTTGCGTTCGGTGTCCCACCATCGAGCACCGCTCGAACCGCCCGGGGGTCGGCGACGTGATACTTCCCATCGGTTTTCTCGACGATACCTTCCGAGACGAGTTCGCCGAACTGGCCCGAGTCGACGGGAACGTCGTCGAAGTCCCAGCCGTCCGTCTCCTCGTCGACGGCGAGGACGGCTTCAGCCGCGGATTTCAGCTCGGGGCGGTCTTCGAGGACGTCGACCCCGGGCTCGTCGTTCATGTATCGGTGTGTTGCTGAGGAGCGAATAAATCCATCGGGACGCAGGAGCCAGCCGGAGCTGCGACTGCGATGAGGACGACGACCGTCCCGCTCTCAGACGTTCTCGCGTCCCGCGGGAGCGACTCGTGACGAGCACCGGGTGGCTTATTCGCCGCGACGACGAACCGGGCACATGGAACGGTCGGCGACGCGACGGTGGCGTCCAGCCATCGTGTTCGCGCTCCTCCTGCTGGTCACGTCACTGGTGCCACTCCCCCAGAACGGGGCCGGAACGGTGCCCGCGCTACTGAGCGTGTCGCTGGACAAGTGGGCTCACGCCGCCGGTTACGGCGCGTTCACCGTGCTGCTGGCGAGCGGGCGGCGAGCGCAGCGCGCGCGTTCGGTCGCCGCGCTCGTGGCGCTCGCCGTCGCCTACGGGGCGGGCATCGAGGGACTCCAGGCCCTCACGGCGTCGCGGTCGGCGAGTGGTGCCGATATGCTGGCCAACGGCGTCGGCGCGGTCCTCGCCGGGGTCGCGTGGCGCTGGTCGCGTCGCTCAAACCGAGACTGAGTCACCGGTATCGCCTTTGTGTCGGCGACGAGATACGCCACATGGTCTCCCGGAGACACTATCTCCGCGTCGCCGGCCTCGCGCTCGCCTCGGTCGCCGGCTGCGCGAGGCTCGGCGAGCGAGACGGGACGGCGACCGACGGGCCGAGCGGGTCGCCCACGGAGACAGACCGAGAGACGACGTCGAGAACCGACCGACCGACCGCCAAAGAGACGGACACGAGCGAGTCCGACGGTTCCCGCGCGTGGGAGCCGACCTGGTCGTTCGACGTCGAGTTCGGGAACGTCCTGGCACTGACTGCCGACGGCACCGACCTCTACGCGACGCTGAGCGACGACGCGGGCCGGTCGGCCGTCGCGAGGGTCGACCGGGCCGGACAACGCCTGGCGTGGGAAACCGAGTTCCCCGGGGAGGTGGTCACCAGCACCCACCTCCGGCAGACGAACGCCAGGGACAAGTGGAGTCTCACCGTCGCCGACGGGGCGCTGTACGTCCTGACCGGGAACATCGCGGAGGACGACGCCTGGACGGCACTGCACGCGCTCGACTCCGAGACGGGCCAGGAACGGTGGTCGGTCCCCCGCGAGAGAGAGCTGGCGGTCGCCGGCGTCCGCGACGGTACCGTCGTGGTCGGTGGCCTGGAGTTCTTCTTCCCGGATTCGACACACGAACCGACCGAAGAGCCGCTGACGACGGTGCTCTACGGTATCGACGCCGCGAGTGGCGACGTGCGCTGGACCCGGGAGTTCACCGCCGTCCAAGCAGCGACGACGGCGACCGATGGCCTGGCCGTCGCGTCGGCGTCCGGCGTGACGGCGCTCGACCTCGACGGCGGGGAGCGGTGGTCGGAGTCGACGGGTACGGCGCGGACAGTGGTCGCAGTCGGGGACAGCACCGTGGCCGCGCTCGCGGACGGCGACGGGTCGAGCCTCCGTGCGTTCGGCCCCGAGGGGACCGAGCGCTGGCAGGACCGGCGGCCGGTCGAGGAGTTCCTGGTCGACGGCGACGTGCTGTACGGACTCGGCGAGGAAACGGTCGCCGTCGAGGCCGACGGCACCGTGGCCTGGCAGGTCGACGGCTACAGTCAGTGGCCACTGCTCGCACCCGACGGCGACACACTGTACACACGCGCCGCCGTAGGTGCCGACGCCGTCGACGCCTTCTCGCTGCCAGAGGGCGGGCGTCGGTTCCGCTACGAGACGCCGTCGAACAACGGCTGGCCGGCCGGCGCGACCGACTCGTTCGTCGTCGCCGAGGCCATCACGCCCGAGGAGGCAGACTTCACGAGCCTGTTCGCCGTCGACGAGCGGTCCGGGGAGCCGATGGCCGTCTTTCGGCCCGCGGACACCGTCTTCGACGTCGCCGGCGTGGGCGACACCGCCTACGCCGGTATCGGCGGGCGACTGCTCGCCTTCGAGGGCCCGGGCTGACGGCGGCTAACGAAGCCGCTTTACGCGCCGGTCGGTTATCCCGGCGTAATGAGCAAGCCCAGTCCCGACGTCTACGAGCAGGGCAAGGGCATGGACGCCCACAACGCGGTGATGCGCGACATCCGATCGCGCAACGACTCGACGTACGACCCGCGCGAACCGACCAGAGTCTGGCTCGACGAGGACAACACGCCCGACGGCGTCTACCAGAGCCTGACCATCATCCTCAACACCGGCGGCTGCCGGTGGGCCCGTGCGGGCGGGTGTACGATGTGTGGCTACGTCGCCGAGAGCGTCGAGGGCGGCAGCGTCGCCCACGAGGACCTGATGGCCCAGATTCAACACTGCCTGGACCACGAGGCCGAGAACGCGGAAGAGCCGTCGGGCCTCATCAAGATCTACACCTCCGGGAGCTTCCTCGACGAGCGCGAGGTCCCCGCCGAAACTCGGCAGGCCATCGCCGAGACGTTCGCCGACCGCGAGCGCATCGTCGTCGAGTCGCTGCCCGACTTCGTGCAGGACGACCGGGTCAGCGACTTCGTCGACGTGGGGCTCGAAACCGACGTCGCCGTGGGACTGGAGACCGCCACGGACCGCGTGCGCCACGACTCGGTGAACAAGTACTTCGACTTCGCGGACTTCGAGGCGGCCTGCGCGGCCGCTCGGGAGGCCGGTGCCGGCGTGAAGGCCTACCTCCTGATGAAGCCCCCCTTCCTCACCGAGTCGGAGGCCGTCGAAGACATGAAGCGGTCGGTGCGCCGGTGTGCCGCCGTCGAGGGGTGTCACACCGTCTCGATGAACCCCTGTAACGTCCAGCGCTACACGATGGTCGAGGAGCTGTACCACGACGGTGGCTACCGCCCGCCGTGGCTCTGGTCGGTCGCTGACGTGCTCGAGTCGACCGCCGACGTCTCCGGAAGCGGAGCGACCGGAGGCTCGTCTGACGGTGAGGACGTCATCGTCGTCTCGGACCCCGTCGGCCACGGGAGCGACCGCGGACCCCACAACTGCGGCGAGTGCGACGACCGCGTCCAGCGGGCGATCAAGGACTTCGACCTGCGCCAGGACCCGAGCGTCTTCGAGCAGGTGTCCTGCGAGTGCGAGGCGACGTGGGAGGCCGTGCTGGAACGGGAGAAAGGGTACTCACTGCCGCTCGCACGCTAACACAGGCGGTTCGGACCGATTCAGAGCACGTCGTCGGGTTCGTGGGTCGATTGCATCCGTTCGACCTCGCCGGCGTACCGCTCGCGCGTCTCGGCGTCGTCGACGGTTCCGAGATTGTCCGGTGAGACGGCCATCGAGACCGGCGTCTCGCGATGGTCGCCGGTGTAGGAGGTCAGCGCCCGCTCCTTGCGGAAGTCCCGCCGGCCGTCCGGCGTCGCGTAGGTGAGGATGATGAGGTTCTGCTCGTCGTCGGAGTAGGTCCGTTCGACGAGCCAGACCCGGACGGTCTCCTGTGTGGTCGCCTGTTGGTCGTCCATAGATGTCACTACGGTGAACAGAGACAAAGGGATGTCGGCGATACTCGTTGCGCGAGCGGACCACTTTCACTTTCACTCCGGTAGGGTGGGCCTTTTGTCATCAGGGTCTGTAACGTGTCGTAGGGGCCGCCGGGAATGTCACACGCTCCAGATGGCCCCGTTCCCATCCATCTCCCTTTGGATTCCAGACGCACCGAGCGCCAGCAGTGAGCGGGAGTAGCGACGCTGCTGGTCGGTGGCACCGCCGTATCGTAACCTGGTCGCAAAACGCGAGATTACTCCGCGAACCCTTCTAGCGCGCCCTGCCCGTCCGTCCGGCCGAGGTCTTCGAGCGACGCGCGCTCGGGGTGGGGCATCATGACCGCGACGTGGTCGCCCGCGCCGGTGATGCCGGCGACGGCGTGTTTCGACCCGTTGGGGTTCGCCTCGGGCGTGACGTTGCCGTCCGCGTCGCAGTACCGAAAGAGGATGCGGTTCTCCGCTTCGAGCTCCTCGAGGCGCTCGTCGGTAATCTCGTAGCGGCCCTCGCCGTGGGCGATGGGGAGTTCGACGACGTCGCCTTCCTCGTAGTGGTTGGTCCACGGCGTGTCGGCGTTCTCCACGCGGAGATGGACGTGCTCACACCGGAACCGGGCACTCTCGTTGGTGGTGAACACGCCGGGCGTCAGCGACGACTCACAGCCGATTTGGGCGCCGTTACAGACGCCAAGGACTGGGATACCTTCGTCGGCAGCGTCCCTGACCGCCTGCATGATAGGCGAGCGGGCGGCCATCGCACCGGCACGGAGGTAGTCACCGTAGGAGAAGCCACCGGGGAGCATGATACCCTCGACGGCATCCGGGAGCCCGTCCTCGTGCCAGACGAGTTCCGCGTCGAAGCCCAGCGACTCGAGGGCCTGGACCGAGTCGCGGTCGCAGTTCGAGCCGCCAAACTGTATCACTGCAATCGTCATTCGACCTGGTCGACCTCCACGTCGTAGTCGTGGATGGTCGGGTTCGCCAGCAGGCGTTCGGCCATCTCGTCGGCCCGGTCGGTGGCTTCGTCGGCCGACGCGGCGTCGATGTCGAGTTCGAACACGTCCGCAGACCGGAGGTCCTCGAGCTCGAAGCCGAGCCGTTCGAGCGAGCGCTGGGTCGTCTCGGCCTCGGGGTCGAGGACGCCCCGCTTGAGTCGGACGGTCACCGTGGCGGTGTAGACGGTCATTACTGGCAAGCGAGCGTGGGGCGGAGAAAACGCTTGTGTTATCCCATCGGCGTCCACTCGCGTGGTTGGTCGGGGAGCCCCTTGACCCGGATTTCGGGGCCGTCGTCGCCCGCGCGGACGTCGATACGGCCGTCGAACGACTGGGCGATGCTGCCGACGACCCGGTCGTCGTGGGCGTCCGGGTCGAGGACACAGACCCCGAGGCCGTCTGCAGTCCGGATGCGGCTGGTGACGATGTTGACGAATCGGAAGACCGAGCGAACGTCGTCGCTGAACACCAACAGCGGCGTCAGCGTGTAGATGCCCGTCCTGACGGCGTCGTAGCCGCGGGCGTACACCTGCTCGTACTGTGCCGAGTACTCGATGCCGATCCCGGTGAGGTCGGCGGGCGTCGACACCGACGTGACGAACTCGCCGAGTTCCTCGTCGCTGTTCTGCCCGCAGTCGACGATGCGGACGCGGCCGCCGGAGACGTCACAGTCCAGCGAGTCGAACCCCTCCAGTATCTCCCGGGCGCTGGTGTCGGCCGCGACGACGACGACGCCGTCGTTCGGGTCGGCAGCGAGCAGTCGGAGCGCCGTCTCGCGGGTCCCGTCGAGAATCGGCCCGGTGACCAGGAGGTTCGTCCCCTGGTCGACGGGATTCAGCGGCGTCCCCGGAAACGTGTACCGGCTGTCGTGGCGCTGGCTCATCTCAATCCGCTCCGGCGCCGACTCGGCGCCGGAGCGAGAGCTGCTCTTCGACTTCGTCGGCGAACCGTCGGAGGTCCTCGCGTTCCGCCCGGGTGTACGAGCGAGGTTCGTCGTCGATGCAGCAGACCGCGCCCAGCGAGTGGCCCGCCTCGTCGGTGATTCTGGCCCCCGCGTACGAGCGGATGCCGAGTTCGACCAGGCGGTCGTTGGCGCTGAAGCGCGGGTCCTCTCTCGTGTCTTCGACGACCATCACCTCGTCGCTGAGAATCGTGTGCGTGCAGATGGAGTCCTCGCGGGCGAGCGTCCGCCAGTTCGCCCCCTCGCAGGCGACGAACTGCTCGTCGTGCTCGTCGACGAGCCCCACGAAGGCGACGTCGATGTCGAAGTGCGAGGCGATGAGCGCGGTGAGCCGGCCGAACGTCTCCTCTGCGGCCAGGGCGTCGACGTCGTACTCACGGACGGCGGCGAGCCGGTCGTCTTCCCCCTCCGGAACCGGGAAGGCGGCCTGTGTCGCCTCGGCGGCCGCGAGCGAGACGACGTCCACGAGTCGCTCACGGGCGTCGGGGACCGACCGCGGGACGTACTCGACGACCTGGTCGGGTCGGCCCCGTGGCAGGTCGGCGGGCGATTCGTCGGTAAAGAGAATGCAGACGCAGTCGTTGTGGGCCAGTCGAACCGCGTCGACGACGTCGAAGGCATTCCCGTCGGGGAAGCCCAAGGTGGTGACGACGCAGTCGACTGACTCGTCGACGAGCGCTTCGACGTCGGCGACGGAGGTCGCACCGACGGCGTCGAGGGCTGCGGCGGTCAACGCGTCGACCGTCGCCGTCCGTTCCGTCTCGTCGGGGTCGGCACAGACGACGGTCGGGTGTTCCTCGGGCACACCCTACGGGAAGTCCCCGAACCTAATAGTTGTGCTGCCACCTGCAGGAAAACGAAGGTTTTTGCTTCGCGCCGGACGAACAGACCGCAAATGAACGATATCGAGCACCGGACGTGGTTGGCGTGACCAGGAACCTGACCGAGATTACCGTCATCGGCGACGACGAGACGGGACTCATCGCCGAGGTAACCTCCCTCCTCTTCGAACGCGGCATCAACATCGAGGACCTGGACCAGGCCGTCCGCGAGGGCGTCTTCCGGATGACGATGCACGTCGACGCCGCCGAGATGGTGACGACGGAGGAGAAACTCCGCGAGGACCTGACCGAGCTCGGCGAGGAACTCGACGTCGACATCCAGGTCCGGTTCCCCGCGGACCGCGAGACCCAGTCCATCGCCGTCCTCGTCACCAAGGAGTCCCACTGCCTCGAAGCCCTCTTCGAGTCCTGGGCCAACGGCGACCTCGGCGCGGACATCGAGGTGGTCATCGGCAACCACAGCGACCTCCAGCC
This DNA window, taken from Haloarcula ordinaria, encodes the following:
- a CDS encoding CBS domain-containing protein, whose product is MSNDRTLVADIMTTPLETISPDAEIVEAAAVMRDKDISALLVTTAPPSIITSTDVLDAVAQGMDTSDLLVSDLMTEHVETVPPDLPLGETAAMMTNFGINHLPVVDDDYIGMVSSSDITKQLH
- a CDS encoding poly-gamma-glutamate biosynthesis protein PgsC/CapC, whose product is MLIATAILLLGLLAGIGAAQLRGLRLGGVIVVPLVAVYLLRSFSTFPVFVLSTVAAYVSLRFVKARLPLYGRQLYVISIAVGALVPITIFEFLALDLGLRRMIAEIEFLGSILPGIAAYNFHRLSVEDRVLDAVVSLAVLLFLVVVGIGLTIAVGLTPLAQATPPLLLSPESDIAIAFGLTVDRPPLPIIASNRLTIGVLAVGMVMGELVRARYGLRLGGVIAVPLVVLLSFRNGWMLPLWLVTGVLVYVAVQAVHRWTLLYGRVLLATSVIFGLLAAISSVAVIPATHGVLPFFIGLLAGVTAYNMHVSSPAERPATLAAILALLVVITFLARLFVVPPPGGMLRTVPVESLVVGAALLGPACWALYRLERIQPAPAALSGIEPDTKRGGERR
- a CDS encoding STT3 domain-containing protein, with protein sequence MNDEPGVDVLEDRPELKSAAEAVLAVDEETDGWDFDDVPVDSGQFGELVSEGIVEKTDGKYHVADPRAVRAVLDGGTPNATSQQGTSFANSVSSLTSVEFEPRAVGLLVAALAVVFVSRVYVVGSIYRGDDIVLSGNDPYFYRYHVEQIAAEAGGAADFGALSTMAGGLTNGEPLMVATLWWVASLFGGSVEAIGNVLAWYPVVSALVSAVLLYALALRVTNDRRVGLASMLFLAFIPGHAFRTSLGFADHHAFDYPWLGLTALALVILLTTDVDRASFRRVELWLAAGGLGLGLGGQVLAWEAGPLLILPVGLAVTGKTILDVAADRSSLLTNAPVIAGTTFGAVLAWGTHSVAGWQTALVASTPALLTAGVLGVSLTAEAVRSVDGTARQLAGLDVGLGLLGFLVLRFGLPEQWATLQGRLDTLFRSDSIAEVYGLFNAESFGFLLLFGFTLILALPAMGWGVQRAREGSPGWLVASSYAWFLFALAAIQVRFVGELATFAALFTGVAFVWVASWIDLARPLSVDSGRDVVDVALPDGRTLGALVVLFLLFGGFGMLQVPVKTSQVVTEDGTYEAATAIETNAAERELEYTENYVLSAWGRNRVYNYFVNGESESYAYARSNFPQFVNSESPESVYDRYSDRVGYVVTTDGPDVPAETLYGRLHDAMGSRNGDLDGLGHFQPVYASESGSHKAFALVPGATVRGTAAANTTVTVTADVTVSGTSFEYERQTTTNATGAFAVTVANPGIYTVAAPGSENRTVEVSETAVYDGANVTAG
- a CDS encoding VanZ family protein: MERSATRRWRPAIVFALLLLVTSLVPLPQNGAGTVPALLSVSLDKWAHAAGYGAFTVLLASGRRAQRARSVAALVALAVAYGAGIEGLQALTASRSASGADMLANGVGAVLAGVAWRWSRRSNRD
- the arcS gene encoding archaeosine synthase subunit alpha, yielding MTDYFEVHERDAAARLGELRLAESVTTPALVDDVDADTPGAAHPLLRDGGSLWGQDQPEPEGDDSAVTVLPYRGLPAGTPDEVADAFAGDYPDVDFPSAAVVSPKNAGQHPADVTVLSGAPGYVGHAQAFVDAVTSVRDVTPTDTALYLPGVATPRNVATLVYAGVDLVDPDRAVIRGTEGRYLTTDEAYFLEDLEELPCACPACQVPREEFDREDCVEHNVNALAAELRRVRRRIRDGRLRDYIEGQARQDNWLTATVRLLDQQYGYVEERTPLIRRAQLSAATEDAIRRVEIQRFAERVTERYVPRFDDRPLVLIPCSARKPYSDSQSHKQYHDAVHWRAHMVSMTSPIGVVPQELELTYPAQHYDSVVTGEWSANEIEFVSTVLERYLADADYPEIIAHVPGGGYRDICERVEASLGLDVTYTVTDHPTTADSLANLAAELEGWDTYRKSTREANTIRAVADYQFGAGAGDELFDDIATQGRYPQLRADSADGEQLAALAQQYGVLSLTLAGARRWVESDVPSKTVEIEPFVPHGSVLAPGITDASDDIRVGDDVVIRGDAAFGVGRAQMSGPEMRDSSRGIAVQMRHVEEQ